One window from the genome of Grus americana isolate bGruAme1 chromosome 2, bGruAme1.mat, whole genome shotgun sequence encodes:
- the BLOC1S4 gene encoding biogenesis of lysosome-related organelles complex 1 subunit 4 isoform X1, which produces MAAAAAEGAGAVADPPGACPGADSGNVSQSHSSASGLGEPEDDDASEASLSATAAAYSAYLLADRSLFSEQIESLDKSLEDLLTRVDEFVGMLDMIRSDSSQVVNESIPQIYTKATEMRHIYRKIDKLEAFVKMIGNSVAGLEERVIKAETDLGAFPSTFKKILHTISIPSFLNKSSSSRQQQTLYEPPVLFKTEDYFPCLNEAPH; this is translated from the exons ATGGCGGCTGCCGCGGCTGAGGGGGCTGGGGCCGTCGCTGACCCGCCGGGCGCTTGCCCCGGCGCGGACAGCGGGAACGTCTCCCAGAGCCACAGCAGCGCGTCAGGCCTCGGGGAGCCGGAGGACGACGACGCCTCGGAGGCGTCACTCagcgccaccgccgccgcctaTTCCGCGTACCTGCTTGCCGACCGCAGCCTCTTCAGCGAACAG atagAAAGCTTAGACAAGAGTTTAGAAGACTTGTTGACCAGAGTGGATGAATTTGTGGGAATGCTGGACATG ATTCGAAGTGATTCCTCTCAAGTTGTCAATGAAAGTATACCTCAAATTTACAcaaaagctacagaaatgaGGCACATATACAGGAAGATTGACAAACTAGAG GCTTTTGTGAAGATGATTGGAAATAGCGTAGCTGGACTGGAAGAACGGGTCATAAAGGCAGAAACAGACCTTGGAGCCTTTCCGAGCACATTCAAGAAAATCTTGCACACAATCAGCATACCATCATTCCTTAAT AAATCATCTTCCTCACGACAACAACAGACCCTCTATGAACCTCCAGTCCTCTTCAAGACTGAAGACTATTTTCCATGTCTTAATGAAGCACCTCATTGA
- the BLOC1S4 gene encoding biogenesis of lysosome-related organelles complex 1 subunit 4 isoform X2 yields the protein MAAAAAEGAGAVADPPGACPGADSGNVSQSHSSASGLGEPEDDDASEASLSATAAAYSAYLLADRSLFSEQIESLDKSLEDLLTRVDEFVGMLDMAFVKMIGNSVAGLEERVIKAETDLGAFPSTFKKILHTISIPSFLNKSSSSRQQQTLYEPPVLFKTEDYFPCLNEAPH from the exons ATGGCGGCTGCCGCGGCTGAGGGGGCTGGGGCCGTCGCTGACCCGCCGGGCGCTTGCCCCGGCGCGGACAGCGGGAACGTCTCCCAGAGCCACAGCAGCGCGTCAGGCCTCGGGGAGCCGGAGGACGACGACGCCTCGGAGGCGTCACTCagcgccaccgccgccgcctaTTCCGCGTACCTGCTTGCCGACCGCAGCCTCTTCAGCGAACAG atagAAAGCTTAGACAAGAGTTTAGAAGACTTGTTGACCAGAGTGGATGAATTTGTGGGAATGCTGGACATG GCTTTTGTGAAGATGATTGGAAATAGCGTAGCTGGACTGGAAGAACGGGTCATAAAGGCAGAAACAGACCTTGGAGCCTTTCCGAGCACATTCAAGAAAATCTTGCACACAATCAGCATACCATCATTCCTTAAT AAATCATCTTCCTCACGACAACAACAGACCCTCTATGAACCTCCAGTCCTCTTCAAGACTGAAGACTATTTTCCATGTCTTAATGAAGCACCTCATTGA